In the Armatimonadota bacterium genome, CGGGCCGTGGGGCTGGGCGCTGGCGTCCGAGACGTGCGCCTTCGACCACATCGGCGCGGAGTACGTCGCCGAGGTGGAACCGGGTGCCCTGGTCGTCCTCGATCGCGACGGGCTGCGCACCCGCCAGGTGCTCTCCCCCGCGCAGCGCGCCGCGTGCGTCTTCGAGTACATCTACTTCGCCCGCCCCGACAGCGTCCTGGCCGGGCGCAACGTCCACCAGGCCCGGCGGCGCATGGGACGGATCCTGGCCCGCGAGCACCCGGCCGACGCCGACATCGTGATCCCCGTCCCCGACTCCGGCACGTCGGCGGCCATGGGCTTTGCCGAAGCCGCGGGCCTCCCCTTCGAGGTCGGGTTGATCAAGAACCGGTACATCGGCCGCACCTTCATCCAGCCGGATCAGGCCACGCGCGACTTTGGCGTGCGCCTGAAGCTCAACCCCAACGTCGAGGTGATCGCCGGACGGCGCGTCGTGTTGGTGGACGACTCGATCGTCCGCGGCACGACCTCGGGACGCATCGTGCGCCTGCTGCGGGCGGCGGGTGCCCGCGAGGTCCACGTGCGCATCTCCTCGCCGCCGATCCGCTTCCCGTGTTTCTACGGCATCGACACCAGCAGCCGGGGAGAGCTGGTGGCGGCGCGTCACACGGTGGACGAGATCCGCCGCCTGATCGGCGCCGACAGCCTGGGCTACTTGAGCCAGGCGGGGCTCGCCGAGGCCGTGGGGCTCGCGCGCCGTGACCTGTGCATGGCCTGTCTGGACGGGCACTACCCGACCCGCGTGCCCACCGAAGCGGAGGCGGGGCGACGGGCGCTGGATGCCTTCGCCAGGTCGGCCGCGCCCAGCCGCTCGTGATCCCCTGCCCGCTGTGTGGTGACCGACAGGCCCCGTGATGGAGTCGCGTGACACCCCCGCCGGTCCGTCGCCCGGCCTGTCGTACCGGGACGCCGGGGTCGACATCGCGGCGAAGGAACGGCTGCTGGCGCAGGTGGCGCCCAGCATCCGCGCGACCCACTCCCCCAGGGTGCTCGCCGGGGTCGGGGCGTTCGCTGGCGCCCTGGCGCTCCTCCCCTCGGAACGCGACGCAGTCCTCCTGGCCACCACCGACGGCGTGGGCACCAAACCCCTGCTGGCCCGCCGCCTGGGGCAGGATGCGGTCATCGGATGGGACATCGTCGCCCACTGCGCCAACGACCTGGTCGCCCAGGGTGCGCGCCCGTTGGCCTTCCTCGACTACATCGCCATGGGCCACCTCGACGGCGACCTGGTCACCACGCTGCTCGCAGCCATCGCCGAGGCGTGCCGCACGCTGGACGTGGCGCTGCTGGGCGGCGAGACCGCAGAGATGCCCGACGTGTACGCGGCCGACGCGTACGATGTCGTGGGGACGATGGTCGGCCTGGCGCCGGCCGAGGGGCTCATCACCGGCGCCCGCATCCGCCCCGGCGACCGCCTGGTGGGGCTGGCCTCCACCGGCCTGCACACCAACGGGTACACGCTGGTGCGTCGCGTGCTCGCCAGGGCCCCCGCGGCCCTCCATGCCGTCCTGGACGACCGCGGGACCACCGTGGCGGAGGCACTGATGGCGCCCCACCGGTGCTACGCTGCCGAGGTGCTTGCGCTGCTCGCCGCTGTACAGGTCAAGGGCATCGCGCACGTCACAGGCGGTGGCCTGGGGGCGAATCTGCGCCGCGTGCTCCCGGAAGGCTGTACCGCGCGGATCCGACGTTCCTGGCCGGAGCCACCGGTCTTCGGCTGGCTGCGCCGGGTCGGCGGGGTCTCCGAGGACGAGATGGTCGCCACGTTCAACCTGGGGATCGGCATGGTGCTCGTCGTGGCACCGTCCGACGTGGCGGTGGCCCTCGCCCACTTCGAGCGCTGCGCGGTCCCCGCCTATGAGATCGGCGAGGTCGTCCCCGGTGTACGGGAGGTCGAGTTCGGGTGATGCGCGTGGCTGTCTACGCCTCGGGCGCGGGCACCATCCTGCAGGCCCTGCTGGACGCGTTCGGTCCAGGACGGTGCGAGGTCGCGGGCGTGGTGCTGGTGGTGTCCAACAATCCCG is a window encoding:
- the purF gene encoding amidophosphoribosyltransferase, whose amino-acid sequence is MAGGGGDPVVRALHPAPAAPQRETAEDGGHPAGPAHAWKEECGVAGVVCRDGTAAAPLVHVALYALQHRGQESAGIAAFDGREVRLHRGMGLVAQVFDAARIEALPGAVAIGHVRYATMGSAQLENAQPIVVASPWGPVAIAHNGNLINAPQVRRALEAQGVMFAGTTDSEVIAHLIARAPAADPDDAVASCMTRLEGAYTVVAAAGGRLYGFRDPWAIRPLVVGRGPWGWALASETCAFDHIGAEYVAEVEPGALVVLDRDGLRTRQVLSPAQRAACVFEYIYFARPDSVLAGRNVHQARRRMGRILAREHPADADIVIPVPDSGTSAAMGFAEAAGLPFEVGLIKNRYIGRTFIQPDQATRDFGVRLKLNPNVEVIAGRRVVLVDDSIVRGTTSGRIVRLLRAAGAREVHVRISSPPIRFPCFYGIDTSSRGELVAARHTVDEIRRLIGADSLGYLSQAGLAEAVGLARRDLCMACLDGHYPTRVPTEAEAGRRALDAFARSAAPSRS
- the purM gene encoding phosphoribosylformylglycinamidine cyclo-ligase, with protein sequence MESRDTPAGPSPGLSYRDAGVDIAAKERLLAQVAPSIRATHSPRVLAGVGAFAGALALLPSERDAVLLATTDGVGTKPLLARRLGQDAVIGWDIVAHCANDLVAQGARPLAFLDYIAMGHLDGDLVTTLLAAIAEACRTLDVALLGGETAEMPDVYAADAYDVVGTMVGLAPAEGLITGARIRPGDRLVGLASTGLHTNGYTLVRRVLARAPAALHAVLDDRGTTVAEALMAPHRCYAAEVLALLAAVQVKGIAHVTGGGLGANLRRVLPEGCTARIRRSWPEPPVFGWLRRVGGVSEDEMVATFNLGIGMVLVVAPSDVAVALAHFERCAVPAYEIGEVVPGVREVEFG